In Vicia villosa cultivar HV-30 ecotype Madison, WI linkage group LG7, Vvil1.0, whole genome shotgun sequence, the DNA window AGTCACCACAATTCATAAACAACAATAAACTACAGATTGAACAAACACAACAAGTCATCAACTGAATTGCAGccgacaacaacatcaacaaaacCACCACAGCACAGTACAGCACAATTCTACCATAAactagaaaaaaaacaaacacctaCGAAATGTGCCAAACAGAAACTATCCAATAACTTCAACATCTAGATCGAGAAACAACAGAACAACAACACGATCAGAAAACGATCCAAGCCTTGTTGTGATAATTATGGGCGAGCTCTCTTGTTGTTACTGCATGATGGACACTTGTATTGCTTGATATGCTCAGCCCTAGCAGGTGTGATCTTCACGCATTTCCCATGGAACCACTTCTCACAGATGTCGCAGCAAATCCAGAATTCGTCTGTTCCATAATGCTCACCGCATGCACCACATAAGGTCTCTCCgtgttcatcttcatcttcctcgtCCAGTTCTTCCTCCTCGTCTTTAGGTTCCAATGCCTTTGTTTGCTTAACCTGAGGTTCTGGAGCTCGCTGCTTCACCAGACAAAAATTAGATGAGAAAACTAACTAGCTGCTTAATTTTAAATAGGGCATGCATCTAAAAACAGACATTTGAAAACCAATCAGAGCTCTTCACCGTCACAGTATCACAGACGTATGTATAAAAAGTAGATGTATCTGTCATGTATAGGTTAGagtagaaaaatattatttaccaCTTTTGAGCTGGACTTGGATTTGCTTCCACTGTGGTTTGAAACCGAAGACTTCTCCTTAACTTGTTTCTTTGCTGTACCAGTAACAACTTCAAATATTGATGGCAGTTCATTGATCATATTGAAAAGGCGCTTCCTGCATCACAATATATGTCATGAGTACATGAATGAACAACAGATATATAAGGAAAACCGATATACAAGAGAACTAAAATGCAGATAAGATTTATGGTTAAAATATGAAATACCTGTCAGATTTGTCAAACCCGAACCTGGCTCCGAAATAGTAGGCAATAGCAAGTAACCATGAATCACTGTGAACAGCAACTAAAGACAGCCAATCTTTTTCTTGCATGCCATCCCTAGCAAAGTTGATTCCGAGCACAGGCTCAGGAAGCTCCGGTGGAACTTCTTCAGCGGGTAAATTAACTTCCCATTGCTCACTAGGAAAGCCGTATAAGCACAAATTCTCCTTATCTGAAAAAATCAAGTAATGGTTTATAAAACACAAGTACCAAATAGAATACCGAAAAAGTAAAGCCCTATTATAACCTCTACAACAGGGCAAGTAACCATTTCTCTACAAAAAATTTCTTGCAGCTACAAAAGATCTGCAATATGATACTTATATTTGTAGTGAAAATAATACTGTTAGGAGCCTCGAGAAGATAAGAAAATGACTATAATGTTGCTTGATGCAAAAACTACGATAGGTGTTACTTACTTACAAGATCATCTAACTAATATAGTTTGTAAACATGAAACACAAACTCTGACGCGGACACCAACGTGCAAGCACACACACATATAATGtattgtataatttttttaaaaattcaaaacaagATATGCTAGTATCTCACCTTCTTTTATCCATCTCTTACCAAAAAACTGAAACTAATGTAATCAACGTTAAGATGAAGCTGTTTGTATGTGAAAAGGCattcatatataataatttttcaaacacctaattaaaatactattatattacttttaagaaaaaaaatttgttctaATTTTTTAGAGCTGTCCATTATTATTGCATGAATCTATGGTGTATTTGAGGAGTGTCCAAGGTGTGTCGGAGCAATAAAAAAGGAGTTTTTTAGGACACTCTGGGTTATCCGACATGTGTCGTATGGGTGACATGCATGTTTTGGACACCAACATGACATTTGTCCAAAACCGGGACACACTTAATCCCAGGACTGTCAATGCTTCATATTAAAACACAAATGATGCGGCACATAACTACCAAATGAAAAGAGATTGTAACTTACCAGGATCACATTGATTATAGAAATCTTCAACATCTGCAACAGCATAACCAGACAGAAAAATTCATCAGCAAGGAAAAAATTTTAGAgcattaatatatataatttaaaagaaaCATAGTCAAAAAGCTCAAGGCCACATTGAAGCACAAAATGTCATATACAAGTATTGAAATGCAAACACAAGTTAAGTGTACTGAAAGGATTGTGTCCAAAAAAAGGTGTACTGAGAGACATTTGTCAACCGCAactaaaagagaaagaaaaaataaatgcaGTGCAAGTGTGCAACTTCCTCAGAGCATCTCCTATCTTACACCTGCTTTGGATTCTTATCTCACCATTAGGTGGGGTCCACGATGCCACATTCGCACATTTGCTACTCCAATGGTTCAACCCTTAAGAACTCAAAATAGGTTACACATGTCACTACTCATCAATTGTGTCAcattaattaaaaatgagttgcCTAGCATTAATTACAAGAGTTATCTTGTGTAAAAATGAAAAGGTTCCAAAATACATTAGTATCTCGCAATCACTCATCTTTCTTAGAGACCCTCTATATCCCTCCCCCTCTCCCTCTCTCACTGTCTCTCTGTATCCCTCTCTCTCAATGTCCATCATCTCTCTTTCTCATAATCATCACAAGCTCACTGCACCACCACGTCGAGGCCAGCATCTTCCTTTTTCTCTCACTCCGTGCCAATTCTGAGGCTTCCTGCATCTCCATCCTGGTGTGCTCTTTGATTCGGGGACCGGTGGCGCCCATTACTCTGTCACCCCTGTAGGAGGTTGATTTTGGATTGAATTTTTCGTGTTTTTCAATTGTTATTTACGGTCAACATCTGTTCTGGTTCAAGTTTTTGGTCGACCTTCCGGTCTAAGAAACCGTCTTTATCGGTTACTTTTACCGTAGCATTTTCTGAAAAACCAAAATGACCGGTTTTTGTAGAAAAACTATCATCACATTTACAACGGTGAAACTCGATAAAGACGGTTTCTTAGAGTTAAGAAACTCTATACCCCAAGTAGGAGTTTCACATATGGTCCTAACAAAGCAAACCCaattctcaaataaataaataaaacagtaCTAGTAAACCATATCAGTTTCATCCAACAAACAAAACTCAATTCCCCATCCTCATAACACACGAATCATACACATCAAAATGAGACAAAAATTAACCACAGTAAATCATCATTCCATCAggtatcatcatcaatcatcagtTTCATCCAAACatcaacttttttttaaaataaaatactagcAACCTTTAAAAACAAAACCCATTTCAAAGCTAGCTAAGTTGTAAACAGTACAAAGTTCAAAAAAACGCAAACTTGAAACTTTCAAATATTACCGCTTAAACAAAAACAGCGATATGTGAAAAAACAAAACCCATTTGAAAATTCAGTTGACCCATAAAGCAAAATCGAAAAACAAACTTCAAAATCTCGAAATCAACACGCAAAGCACATTACTTTACACCAGAAAACGAAGTTAACCATTTcgattcaaacaaaaacaaaaaaacaaaaactggGTTGgttagatagatagatagagagataGATATACCAGTGGTGAGAGCTTTGATGAGACCAGCTCGACGACCCTTGAAATCCCTAAAAACCTCTTCAACGGTACGAGGATTATACTGAGCGCGCGAGTCCATTGTAGGTTCTGGTGGTCAGGCAGTAGAAGAGTGAGAGTGAAGATGGAGTGAGAGgtggttctctctctctctcttgctttCTCTCTCGTCTCTCTGCAAAGTATGAGAAGTGCAAGTTGTGTGTTTCACAACATAACACCAAACACAACAGCAATAACTCTTTCTATTCTTCcctttttttaaggtttttttattGAGGATTTGTTaatgttattttattattattattattaatattattattgttaccgtcgaaaatatatatattgttttttatttaattgagataaaTAAATTGGTGTTGCTTTGCAATTGCAAGTTGGAATTCAACTCACATCCACCTGCATCAGATTCCCGGtctttttatttttcactttttcaaaattaaagattagtttatcactttcctttttattttaggGAAACCACTTACTCCAAAAATGagaattctaaaaataaaaataaaatcatggaGAATTCATTTTTAGAGATTTTGTTAcacatttattaaaaatagattaaatattaaatatataagaggagaaatttaaaatatatatatatatatatatatatatatattatttgtcgGGTTTTGTAAAATTTACGATTGAtttaacttataaatataaaattgccTAAAGaggttatttttatattttttaaatcaaaattacaaagataaaaatgagagaaaatttaataaattataaattagtaaaataattatatatatatatatatatatatatatatatatatatatatatatattcatttaaaaccataatatttattaataaagctatataaaatttatttcggAAAAACTTTGCATTGATTGagtcaaagaaaaaagtttgcattaaagaatatatatacattgtattaaaaaaaaaacgtaaAGAACACGAATACATTGTATTAAAAAATTAAGTGTatattgtactttgaattaaaatataaaaataaaagttaaatataattttttgtttcttATATATATTTCCGGAGTTCATTTTGATTCCTTAACTTTCAAAAAGACCAACTTAATTCTTCAAGCATTGCACATTTGTCCTTTTTGTTAGTTTTGTTGGTCAAAGTCAATAATATTTGTCACGTAATGTCTACTTGGCGCTTAACTCAACGATTTCATCTAAATTTATGTAAGAGAGGATCTTTCTAAAATCATTAGAATTTAGGAAGCTTACCCAAATCTGTGCACGAGGAATTAACCAAGAGGATTCCATATTCTAAGAAGTTATACGGCATAACATGCGGCTAAACCCCTGAAAATGCATTTTCGTAGTAAGACCTGGGAAGTTTATGGGATACTACCTCATAGAGAGAGGGATTTGGGTTAAACCAGACAAATGTTAGGTGGTGGTCAACATGAAGGCTCCAAGAACTAAAAAGAGCATTTGAAAGTTGTATAGAATAATGATATATTTATCTTGGTTTATCTCCAAGTTTGTTCACCACGTGTTGGCGTTTTACAAATTACTAAGGAAAGAACCCATGTTTGAATGGGCATTAGATTGTGAAGCTACATTTACCAAACTCAAAGAAGGGTTATCATGGACACCCGTATTAGCACAACCTAGTATTGGAAGACAATTGGCGTCTACCTCTCTGCCTCTCACGGAGTGGTAGGGGAAGTCTTGCTTTGTGAAATATACATTACCCAAAAACCTGTTTATTCAATCAAAAAAGTATTACAAGGTTTGGAAGTGCGATACTAGAAGGTGGAGAAAATTGATTTGCCCTTGTAACAACGATAATAAAGTTGATGCATTATTTTCTTGTGAAGCTCATTATGGTAACTTGGTAAGAACTAGATATCCTACTAGACAAGTACTTTTCAAACTGGACTTAGCAGGAAGAATGAAAAAGTGGCATGTAGAACTCTCAAAATTTGACATTTCATACAAACCAAGGAAAGGGCTAAAAGCTAAGTACTAGTCAATTTCATCGTTGAAACTATAAGAACCAAGCCATAAGCATCACCCAAATGGACAATATTCATGGATGGATCATCCAACATTAAGACGAGTGGTTCCCAAGTCTTATCGAAAAATGACCTCGACCTTCGAGTGGaggttgtaacaccccttttctaaacccCAAATATTATAAACATTCAAAGAGTAAAATACAATGCATAAACAAAAGGGTGTCACATGTTATTTCCATAGCGATGAAAACCCAAAACAAAACATACAAACATGCACCTGATCAATTCATAGCATAAATTGAAAACTTTATGTTTCATTAATTATGCATAATGCACGCGGAATAATAATCCTCAAATAATTTCAATGAATACAtatcatactatattcatctaccaatttaaaataacataatcaacatATGCTATATGAACTCCAACAACTAGGCAACATAGCCTTCAACATAACATATCCAAAATATCATGTCAAAACACAATAAAGATAATAAATATCCAAAcatctaaaaacatgtattcaaaccgcccagtgttacatgatcagagcatttgactcactacctaaagcaaaataaaataaccgataagctcctcggctaaatcctcatgCAAACACGCTACTCGTCAGAACCTGCGCAATGTCAccatgaacatcattcaaacataagggtgagaattcacatcataatgaatACATAAT includes these proteins:
- the LOC131616399 gene encoding PHD finger protein ALFIN-LIKE 4-like isoform X1, whose amino-acid sequence is MDSRAQYNPRTVEEVFRDFKGRRAGLIKALTTDVEDFYNQCDPDKENLCLYGFPSEQWEVNLPAEEVPPELPEPVLGINFARDGMQEKDWLSLVAVHSDSWLLAIAYYFGARFGFDKSDRKRLFNMINELPSIFEVVTGTAKKQVKEKSSVSNHSGSKSKSSSKVQRAPEPQVKQTKALEPKDEEEELDEEDEDEHGETLCGACGEHYGTDEFWICCDICEKWFHGKCVKITPARAEHIKQYKCPSCSNNKRARP
- the LOC131616399 gene encoding PHD finger protein ALFIN-LIKE 4-like isoform X2, with the protein product MDSRAQYNPRTVEEVFRDFKGRRAGLIKALTTDVEDFYNQCDPDKENLCLYGFPSEQWEVNLPAEEVPPELPEPVLGINFARDGMQEKDWLSLVAVHSDSWLLAIAYYFGARFGFDKSDRKRLFNMINELPSIFEVVTGTAKKQVKEKSSVSNHSGSKSKSSSKVRAPEPQVKQTKALEPKDEEEELDEEDEDEHGETLCGACGEHYGTDEFWICCDICEKWFHGKCVKITPARAEHIKQYKCPSCSNNKRARP